The following are from one region of the Littorina saxatilis isolate snail1 linkage group LG2, US_GU_Lsax_2.0, whole genome shotgun sequence genome:
- the LOC138958213 gene encoding WW domain-containing adapter protein with coiled-coil-like isoform X1 has translation MVMHARKQPRVNDGYSERKDAHLHQWLDRHQSMQHQQKGYGGLYGDGSPAEGSHGPRGDSPGGHTSPRYHNKGSYLERNKDKRGSLSLAEKKVNQYLATGSIGQNAPGTHRDHRDREREREREQRPEGNHHEGNHGNHGQMPGPSGSKRGGPAGGGGGGGAGDGNRDHRAEVQKSAVRVCGDWSEHISSSGKRYYYNCKTEVSQWEKPKEWHDGAKPPDRSRDNRGNAKPSTSSTTTRGDDRQRHSSTDQRYDNRSRVQHMESSSSATPEKHLQRPSDRPKSQAMDVSNSSSTPGPSMQRGGPVQRNNSTHTETSHSQNHAGHMAHPDLKRNSVYPYGSSSGAGEPARKRTRHESDNNRPLGPPSHRGEDGGQQDDMDISPGSTPTSSRPSSHSAIQTLQELQKALTLHIKKQQSKGGSQTASSSTGTTSAQLQTQLSVLQQNILQQHQQQAAQQQQQQHILPIHPESPHHSLNSMPTPSHVSEDPPSRGDHHHHHHHHHGERDGRDSPLSDISARSSCRSPTPSTGSSQNAPAIGTSALSAAALKSQQSVTLTPSLSNYYNEKLIGHVLGWQAEQIERQAERFRQEGLALGSLHCSRVSVDLKRARSNVRTAEIQSTIHEQRKMVLQQQRAEIENLKIPTSLLPS, from the exons TGGTTGGACCGTCACCAGAGCATGCAGCACCAGCAGAAGGGCTATGGTGGACTGTACGGTGACGGATCCCCTGCAGAAGGCAGTCATGGCCCCAGAGGTGATAGCCCTGGCGGCCACACGAGTCCCAGATATCACAACAAAGGTTCTTATCTGGAAAGAAATAAAGACAAAAGAG GGTCACTCAGCTTGGCGGAAAAGAAAGTCAACCAGTACCTGGCCACGGGGAGCATTGGTCAGAACGCCCCCGGCACCCACAGAGACCATCGAGACAGAGAGCGTGAACGAGAGCGAGAGCAACGTCCGGAGGGGAACCACCATGAAGGCAACCACGGAAACCATGGACAGATGCCTGGCCCCAGCGGCAGCAAAAGGGGAGGACcggcaggaggaggaggaggaggaggtgcaGGGGATGGCAACAGAGACCATCGAGCAGAG GTTCAGAAGTCCGCAGTGCGCGTGTGCGGAGACTGGTCGGAACACATCAGCAGTTCGGGCAAACGCTACTACTACAACTGCAAAACAGAAGTGTCTCAGTGGGAGAAACCCAAAGAGTGGCATGATGG CGCCAAGCCCCCTGACCGATCCAGGGACAATCGTGGGAATGCCAAACCCAGTACCTCAAGCACAACAACAAGGG GAGATGACCGACAGAGACATTCCAGCACAGATCAAAGATACGACAACAGAAGTCGAGTGCAACACATGGAATCCTCTAGCTCTGCCACACCAGAGAAACACTTACAGAGACCTTCTGACAGACCAAAATCACAGGCAATGGACGTATCCAATTCTTCCTCCACCCCTGGTCCAAGCATGCAACGCGGGGGCCCCGTTCAGAGAAATAACTCTACCCACACAGAGACCTCTCATTCCCAGAATCACGCGGGGCATATGGCCCACCCGGACCTCAAACGGAACAGTGTGTACCCTTATGGTTCTTCCTCCGGGGCTGGAGAGCCGGCGAGGAAACGTACCAGACACGAGAGTGATAACAATAGGCCGTTAGGGCCACCTTCGCATCGAGGGGAGG atGGGGGCCAGCAGGATGACATGGACATCTCTCCTGGCAGTACGCCCACTAGTTCTCGTCCCTCCTCTCACTCAG cGATTCAAACATTACAAGAACTCCAGAAAGCACTTACTCTTCACATAAAGAAACAACAGAGTAAAG GTGGGTCACAAACAGCGTCCTCCAGCACGGGCACAACCTCGGCACAACTGCAGACTCAGCTGTCAGTCCTGCAACAGAACATCCTGCAACAGCACCAGCAACAAGCCgcgcaacaacagcaacaacaacacatccTCCCCATCCACCCTGAGTCCCCCCACCACTCCCTCAACTCCATGCCCACGCCGTCACACGTGTCGGAAGATCCGCCGTCAAGGGGagaccaccatcatcaccatcaccaccaccacggCGAACGGGACGGGCGCGACAGTCCTTTGTCCGACATCAGCGCAAGATCTTCATG TCGGAGTCCAACGCCAAGTACAGGGAGTTCCCAGAATGCACCTGCCATCGGTACCAGCGCGCTGTCGGCAGCGGCACTCAAGTCCCAGCAGTCGGTGACCCTCACCCCCTCCCTCAGTAACTACTACAACGAGAAGCTGATCGGCCATGTCCTGGGCTGGCAAGCagaacagatagagagacag GCAGAGCGGTTTCGTCAGGAAGGGTTAGCTCTTGGCAGTCTCCACTGTAGCCGGGTGTCTGTGGACCTGAAAAGAGCAAGATCCAATGTCCGCACTGCCGAAATACAATCTACTATACACGAACAAAG AAAGATGGTGCTTCAACAGCAGAGAGCGGAGATTGAGAACCTGAAGATCCCCACCTCCCTGCTCCCATCCTGA
- the LOC138958213 gene encoding WW domain-containing adapter protein with coiled-coil-like isoform X2, giving the protein MVMHARKQPRVNDGYSERKDAHLHQWLDRHQSMQHQQKGYGGLYGDGSPAEGSHGPRGDSPGGHTSPRYHNKGSYLERNKDKRGSLSLAEKKVNQYLATGSIGQNAPGTHRDHRDREREREREQRPEGNHHEGNHGNHGQMPGPSGSKRGGPAGGGGGGGAGDGNRDHRAEVQKSAVRVCGDWSEHISSSGKRYYYNCKTEVSQWEKPKEWHDGAKPPDRSRDNRGNAKPSTSSTTTRGDDRQRHSSTDQRYDNRSRVQHMESSSSATPEKHLQRPSDRPKSQAMDVSNSSSTPGPSMQRGGPVQRNNSTHTETSHSQNHAGHMAHPDLKRNSVYPYGSSSGAGEPARKRTRHESDNNRPLGPPSHRGEAIQTLQELQKALTLHIKKQQSKGGSQTASSSTGTTSAQLQTQLSVLQQNILQQHQQQAAQQQQQQHILPIHPESPHHSLNSMPTPSHVSEDPPSRGDHHHHHHHHHGERDGRDSPLSDISARSSCRSPTPSTGSSQNAPAIGTSALSAAALKSQQSVTLTPSLSNYYNEKLIGHVLGWQAEQIERQAERFRQEGLALGSLHCSRVSVDLKRARSNVRTAEIQSTIHEQRKMVLQQQRAEIENLKIPTSLLPS; this is encoded by the exons TGGTTGGACCGTCACCAGAGCATGCAGCACCAGCAGAAGGGCTATGGTGGACTGTACGGTGACGGATCCCCTGCAGAAGGCAGTCATGGCCCCAGAGGTGATAGCCCTGGCGGCCACACGAGTCCCAGATATCACAACAAAGGTTCTTATCTGGAAAGAAATAAAGACAAAAGAG GGTCACTCAGCTTGGCGGAAAAGAAAGTCAACCAGTACCTGGCCACGGGGAGCATTGGTCAGAACGCCCCCGGCACCCACAGAGACCATCGAGACAGAGAGCGTGAACGAGAGCGAGAGCAACGTCCGGAGGGGAACCACCATGAAGGCAACCACGGAAACCATGGACAGATGCCTGGCCCCAGCGGCAGCAAAAGGGGAGGACcggcaggaggaggaggaggaggaggtgcaGGGGATGGCAACAGAGACCATCGAGCAGAG GTTCAGAAGTCCGCAGTGCGCGTGTGCGGAGACTGGTCGGAACACATCAGCAGTTCGGGCAAACGCTACTACTACAACTGCAAAACAGAAGTGTCTCAGTGGGAGAAACCCAAAGAGTGGCATGATGG CGCCAAGCCCCCTGACCGATCCAGGGACAATCGTGGGAATGCCAAACCCAGTACCTCAAGCACAACAACAAGGG GAGATGACCGACAGAGACATTCCAGCACAGATCAAAGATACGACAACAGAAGTCGAGTGCAACACATGGAATCCTCTAGCTCTGCCACACCAGAGAAACACTTACAGAGACCTTCTGACAGACCAAAATCACAGGCAATGGACGTATCCAATTCTTCCTCCACCCCTGGTCCAAGCATGCAACGCGGGGGCCCCGTTCAGAGAAATAACTCTACCCACACAGAGACCTCTCATTCCCAGAATCACGCGGGGCATATGGCCCACCCGGACCTCAAACGGAACAGTGTGTACCCTTATGGTTCTTCCTCCGGGGCTGGAGAGCCGGCGAGGAAACGTACCAGACACGAGAGTGATAACAATAGGCCGTTAGGGCCACCTTCGCATCGAGGGGAGG cGATTCAAACATTACAAGAACTCCAGAAAGCACTTACTCTTCACATAAAGAAACAACAGAGTAAAG GTGGGTCACAAACAGCGTCCTCCAGCACGGGCACAACCTCGGCACAACTGCAGACTCAGCTGTCAGTCCTGCAACAGAACATCCTGCAACAGCACCAGCAACAAGCCgcgcaacaacagcaacaacaacacatccTCCCCATCCACCCTGAGTCCCCCCACCACTCCCTCAACTCCATGCCCACGCCGTCACACGTGTCGGAAGATCCGCCGTCAAGGGGagaccaccatcatcaccatcaccaccaccacggCGAACGGGACGGGCGCGACAGTCCTTTGTCCGACATCAGCGCAAGATCTTCATG TCGGAGTCCAACGCCAAGTACAGGGAGTTCCCAGAATGCACCTGCCATCGGTACCAGCGCGCTGTCGGCAGCGGCACTCAAGTCCCAGCAGTCGGTGACCCTCACCCCCTCCCTCAGTAACTACTACAACGAGAAGCTGATCGGCCATGTCCTGGGCTGGCAAGCagaacagatagagagacag GCAGAGCGGTTTCGTCAGGAAGGGTTAGCTCTTGGCAGTCTCCACTGTAGCCGGGTGTCTGTGGACCTGAAAAGAGCAAGATCCAATGTCCGCACTGCCGAAATACAATCTACTATACACGAACAAAG AAAGATGGTGCTTCAACAGCAGAGAGCGGAGATTGAGAACCTGAAGATCCCCACCTCCCTGCTCCCATCCTGA